One window from the genome of Pseudomonas sp. L5B5 encodes:
- the dapA gene encoding 4-hydroxy-tetrahydrodipicolinate synthase codes for MIAGSMVALVTPMDAQGNLDWDSLSKLVDFHLQEGTNAIVAVGTTGESATLDVDEHIEVIRRVVTQVAGRIPVIAGTGANSTREAIELTSNAKIAGADACLLVTPYYNKPTQEGMYQHFRTIAEAVDIPQILYNVPGRTACDMQAETVIRLSTVKNIIGIKEATGDLERAKAILAGVHSDFLVYSGDDATAVELILLGGKGNISVTANVAPKAMSQMCAAAMAGDAAKARAIHETLMPLNKTLFIESNPIPVKWALHEMGLMPDGIRLPLTWLSAACHEPLRQAMRQSGVLV; via the coding sequence ATGATTGCGGGCAGTATGGTGGCACTGGTCACACCCATGGATGCACAGGGGAATCTCGACTGGGACAGCCTGAGCAAACTGGTGGACTTCCACCTGCAAGAGGGCACCAACGCCATCGTGGCGGTCGGCACCACAGGTGAATCGGCTACCCTGGACGTCGATGAGCACATCGAAGTGATTCGCCGGGTCGTTACCCAGGTGGCAGGGCGTATCCCGGTGATTGCCGGTACCGGCGCCAACTCGACGCGCGAAGCGATCGAACTGACCTCCAATGCGAAGATCGCCGGCGCCGATGCCTGCCTGCTGGTGACCCCGTACTACAACAAGCCGACCCAGGAAGGCATGTACCAGCACTTCCGCACCATCGCCGAGGCTGTGGACATCCCGCAGATCCTCTACAACGTGCCGGGTCGCACCGCTTGCGACATGCAGGCCGAGACCGTGATCCGCCTGTCCACCGTGAAGAACATCATCGGCATCAAGGAAGCCACCGGCGACCTGGAGCGCGCCAAGGCCATCCTGGCCGGGGTGCACAGTGACTTCCTGGTGTATTCCGGCGATGACGCAACTGCTGTGGAACTGATCCTGCTGGGTGGCAAGGGCAACATCTCGGTGACCGCCAACGTCGCGCCCAAGGCCATGAGCCAGATGTGCGCCGCAGCCATGGCCGGCGACGCAGCCAAGGCCCGGGCGATCCACGAAACCCTGATGCCGCTGAACAAGACTCTTTTCATCGAATCCAACCCTATTCCCGTGAAATGGGCCCTGCACGAGATGGGCTTGATGCCGGACGGTATCCGTCTGCCGCTCACCTGGCTCAGTGCCGCCTGTCACGAACCGCTGCGGCAGGCCATGCGCCAGTCCGGCGTCTTGGTTTAA
- a CDS encoding glycine cleavage system protein R, translating to MSTPTVREQFLVISALGANPMELTNVLCRASHENRCAVVTSRLTRHGECSALILEVSGSWDALARLEGNLPSLAKKHAFTVNVVRSAPLENRPQALPYVAYVSAAYRSDIINELCQFFIDHHVELENLTCDTYQAPQTGGTMLNATFTVTLPAGTQISWLRDQFLDFADAMNLDALIEPWRPQNPM from the coding sequence ATGTCCACCCCCACAGTTCGCGAACAATTCCTTGTCATCAGTGCCCTCGGCGCCAACCCCATGGAGCTGACCAACGTCCTGTGCCGCGCCAGCCATGAAAACCGCTGCGCCGTGGTGACCTCGCGCCTGACCCGGCACGGTGAGTGCAGCGCGTTGATCCTGGAGGTGTCCGGCAGCTGGGACGCCCTGGCACGCCTGGAAGGCAACCTGCCTTCCCTGGCCAAGAAGCACGCCTTCACTGTCAACGTGGTACGCAGTGCGCCCCTGGAGAACCGCCCACAGGCCCTGCCTTATGTGGCCTACGTCAGTGCCGCCTACCGCTCGGACATCATCAACGAGCTGTGCCAGTTTTTCATCGACCACCATGTGGAGCTGGAAAACCTGACCTGCGATACCTACCAGGCACCGCAGACCGGCGGCACCATGCTCAACGCCACCTTTACCGTGACCCTGCCCGCAGGGACCCAGATCAGCTGGCTGCGCGACCAGTTCCTAGACTTCGCCGATGCCATGAACCTCGACGCCCTGATCGAACCCTGGCGCCCACAGAACCCCATGTAA
- a CDS encoding peroxiredoxin, translating into MAVAIDQPVADFQAPATSGQTVSLSGLKGKQVVLYFYPKDSTPGCTTEGQGFRDQYPAFQAANTEVFGISRDGLKSHENFKCKQEFPFELISDKDEAVCQLFDVIKLKKLYGKEYLGVDRSTFLIDKDGVLRQEWRGVKVPGHVDAVLAAAQALNKA; encoded by the coding sequence ATGGCCGTAGCTATCGACCAACCCGTCGCCGATTTCCAGGCCCCTGCCACCAGCGGCCAGACCGTCAGCCTGTCTGGCCTCAAGGGCAAGCAGGTCGTGCTGTACTTCTACCCCAAGGACAGCACCCCGGGCTGCACCACCGAAGGTCAAGGCTTTCGCGACCAGTATCCGGCCTTCCAGGCGGCCAACACCGAGGTCTTCGGTATCTCCCGCGACGGGCTGAAGTCCCACGAGAATTTCAAGTGCAAGCAGGAGTTCCCCTTCGAGCTGATCAGCGACAAGGATGAAGCCGTCTGCCAGCTGTTCGACGTGATCAAGCTGAAAAAGCTCTACGGCAAGGAATACCTGGGCGTAGACCGCAGCACCTTCCTGATCGACAAGGACGGTGTGCTGCGCCAGGAATGGCGCGGGGTGAAGGTGCCCGGCCACGTCGACGCCGTACTGGCCGCAGCGCAGGCCCTGAACAAGGCCTGA